Genomic DNA from Microbacterium neungamense:
TCGTCCCACGCGATCGCGCCGCGCACGCGCGCGGTCAGCGCGGCCCTGGCCTCCCGCGCCTTCGCGACCGGCAGGCGCAGCGCGGCCCGCATGCGCAGCGGCATGGCACGCGTCACGTCGACGGAGATGAGCGTCGACACGGCGAGGTCGGCGGGGAACTCCTGCACGGTCGCGGCGACCTTGCTCCAGACGATCGCGTGCGCGGCGCCGTGGTCCTCGAACTGCTTGCGCAACTCGCGCGGGGTGTAGAGCGGATTGTGCTCGACGACCACCGCGCCCAGCCGCAGCACCGCGTAGAAGGCGATGATGTGCTGCGGGCAGTTCGGCAGCACGATCGCCACGGGATCGCCCGGGCCGACGCCGAGGTCGCGGAGCCCTGCCGCGGCGCGATCGATGGCCTGCTGCAGCTCGGCGTATGTGGTCTCCGCGCCGAAGAACTGCAGCGCCGTGGCCTGCGGATAGTCGCGGGCGGATGCGGCGACGATGTCGACGAGGGAGCCGTCGAGAGGCGCGAGGTCCTCGGGAACCCCGGGGGCGTAGCTGGCGGTCCAGGGGCGCGGGGGATCGAAGACGGTCACGACCTCCAGCCTATGTGCGAGGGCACTTACGCCGCCCGCGGCCGAGTGCTACCGTCGGGTGCGCCGGGAGTCGGGTGCGCCGGGAGGATGTCATGGGCAGCATCATCGTGGAACAGATCGTCTCCGCCGACGGATACGCCGTCGACGAGCTCGGCGGCATCGACTTCTTCTGGGAGGCCGACTTCGGCGACGAGTCCGATCCGGCGTCCGAGCAGATGCACCGGCTCGCGCGGGTGGACGCCGTGCTGTTCGGACGCCGCACGTACGAGATGTTCGCCGCGTACTGGCCGGAGCGCACCGCCGAGGAGGAGGCCGTCGCGACGTACGTGAACGGGCTGCCCAAATACGTGCTGTCGTCCACCCTGGAACGCGCACCGTGGGGCGAGGGCGAGATCGCCGTGCTCTCGGGAACGGCGACGGATGCCGCGGAGCTGCTGCGCTCCCGTCACGGGGACGTGATCGTGTGGGGCAGCCTCGACCTCACCGACGCCCTCTTCTGGGCCGGCCAGGTCGACGTCCTCCGCCTGAGGATCCTGCCGGTCGTGCTCGGCGCCGGCCGATCCTTCGCCCCCGCGGGCATGCCGCACCTCCGGCTGGAACTGGATCACACCGAGGCGGGCCCCACCGGCATCGTCACCATCGAGTACCGCGCGGCCGGGGATCGCACCGGAGGGGCGGCGTCCCTCTCCTAGACTGGGGTGGTGTCTGAAATCACCCCCGATCTCGTGCGCCATCTCGGCGTGCTCGCGCGCATCAAGCTCACCGACGACGAGGTGACACAGCTGACCGGTCAGCTCGACGTCATCGTCGACAACATCGCGAAGGTGTCGCAGGTCGCCACCCCCGACGTCGTCGCGACCAGTCACCCGATCGCGATGCACAACGTGTTCCGGCCGGACGTCGTGGGTCGGACGCTGACGCAGGATCAGGCGCTGCAGAACGCACCGGATGCGGCGGAGGGCCGGTTCCGCGTCACCGCGATCCTGGGGGAGGAGCAGTGAGCGAGCGGGCAGCAGTGAGCGACATCATCCGCCTGAGCGCCGCGGACCTGGCCGACAGGCTCACCGCCGGGGAGATCTCCAGCGTCGAGGCCACCCAGGCGCACCTCGACCGGATCGCCGAG
This window encodes:
- a CDS encoding dihydrofolate reductase family protein, encoding MGSIIVEQIVSADGYAVDELGGIDFFWEADFGDESDPASEQMHRLARVDAVLFGRRTYEMFAAYWPERTAEEEAVATYVNGLPKYVLSSTLERAPWGEGEIAVLSGTATDAAELLRSRHGDVIVWGSLDLTDALFWAGQVDVLRLRILPVVLGAGRSFAPAGMPHLRLELDHTEAGPTGIVTIEYRAAGDRTGGAASLS
- the gatC gene encoding Asp-tRNA(Asn)/Glu-tRNA(Gln) amidotransferase subunit GatC, with protein sequence MSEITPDLVRHLGVLARIKLTDDEVTQLTGQLDVIVDNIAKVSQVATPDVVATSHPIAMHNVFRPDVVGRTLTQDQALQNAPDAAEGRFRVTAILGEEQ